In the Lutra lutra chromosome 12, mLutLut1.2, whole genome shotgun sequence genome, CCATGGATCTCTTTCCAGAAGCAACCACCAttactgtttttcctttaagTCTTTCCTGTGAGTTTAACTACTTTTAAATTGAttctgaattgattttttaattgattttgaaagGTCCTGCATAATGGTTAAACTTgtctatttacataaaaataagatcCACTCAATATAATTTATGCAATAGGGGCCTGTCTAGGTCTGTCTTGAGGTACCCCAGTGGATTTTCACATAGATTGCCGCCACAGTAATCTCTGCTCCATCTGCCTTTAGTTTCTGTCTTGACCCACTTTGGTTTAGATGCATTTCTAACAGAGGGGGGCAGTAGACATGCTCCCGTTTCTAAGCCCTTTGGGGATATCATTGTAGTCAGGttgtccctcctctcctttccttaaTCCAAGATCCTGGAAAGCTTTCTAAATGAAGGGTTAGGAACCCAAATTCTGACACTTTGGAGAGATGCCCTAATGTAGACCTCAAGCATATTGTCCATTGAATTAATCTTCCCCAAAGCACCTAACTCCCATATTGGGAGCAGATCCTTCTGGAATTTGAGCAAGTCCTGCTTTTGTTTCTACTCCTACTCACCCACGCGGACACGAAATGCACATCCTGgtcacaaaggagaaaatatttatgtgatCCAGGGTAGCTTTTTATAAGCTATTTCATATTAAAACTGTTGGCTTGTGTCTGCCGGAAGAAAGACTAAAACCAAAAACAGCCTTCCTACTTCTAAATTGAACAGGCTTTGCCCTAGACTATCCTCCCTGCCGTCTCTGGGAAGTGGAAACAGAAATCTTAGGAGGTGGAACAGCTCCACCAATTGGCTTCCTGGGTCTCCTTCAGAAGCTATTTTTTGGAAGGTGTGAATATATAGCTGACTGCAACCTGACAATGGAAGAAACTACCGCAGAGGTAAACTTCAGAAGGGAGGATTTCAGCTGAATAGGTTCATCTTAGCACAAACCCATGAAAAcaacagaagggaagaaatgataatgattattgactttcttttaatttcaaagcCCTAATGCTATTtatgttcattgttttatttaatcactGTAGAACTATACTTAAACAGCTCGCATTGTAGGTGAGTTCCACCTGTCAAAGTTCACAGATTTGGAACACAGTAGCATCTGAAACTACAATCTGCCTAACCCCAGGGCTTCCATTATTTGAGGACAGAGATAGAAATGAAGATTCTGAAATTAAGTCTGGAAAAGCTGTGAGACACTGAGATTGACCAAATATCTCTCTGGGTCCATCTGAAGGTTCTCTCTTCAGGGAAGTgttcttttctgaaaagaaagagTATGCTTCAAGAACTCCTGCTGTTTGAAATGATCATCCGATATTACCCGTTAGTAAACAGATTTGTACTGCTGGGTCCACCTTCCTCGTTTATCTTGAGTTCCCAAATGAAACCAGGAAAGATTGATGAGGACGAGTGCTGGCCAGGGAGCCAAGAAAACTGTGTTCTGGTCTTGTCTCTGGCACCAACTACCTGTGTTAAGACCTCGGTTTCTTTTCAACTGTAGTTCTACAGTGCTGGCTGCGGAACATAGTatatgcttaataaatacttgatgGGATTAGCTGGGTCAGCGTTTCTGGCAGAGGCTTGGGTGTCCGTAGGGTAAAAGCCTCAAGATTACTGGAGTGTGTATACCCATCCACCAGCTTTGGGCAGCCAGCAGCTTAGGGCCCTGTATCGCAGACGTGCGAGATTGGAGCCTACGAATATCGACCGAACCCCGCAGAAACTTCGGAGGGGAAAACCAGGCTAGGCGCTTATCTTTTAGACTTCGCAAGGACCTTTCAGAGCACgcattattatcaccatttttaaaagaaaacaaaaccaagattCTGGTTCTTCAAAAATACCTGGTATCCCCTACCCTGCTCCTAATAATATCCACGAAAGATCCCCGCTTGGGCTTATTTACATCTCGGACCCCGCCCCGTTTACCACCACGAGGGCCCCGCCCACCCATTCGCCTCTGGGCGGGCCCAGGGTGGGTCGGGTCCTCGGGCTTCTGCGGTCCCCTCTTCTGCCCCCGCTCGTCGTGTCGTCGAGGCgccccttgccccccacccaggGACGAGCACATGTCCACTCCCAGCTCGAGTACGGAAGGTGGACTAGGCGGCGGCCCCTACAGGCCCCACCCAATGGCGCTGGCAGGAGACCGGGGAGGGGGCCCCGGGCCGAGCCGATGAGAGACGGGTGGTCGGCAGCGCGGCAGGTTACGTGCCTTCCCCTCGCCTGCCaccatcccttcccttcccagaatCTCTCATGGGAGCGCGCCCGAGACGTAGTCAACCGAAACCGTGGGCGTCCCACCCCTCCTCGTCCTCGGCCGCCCCGCCGCCCGGCCGCGCCTCGCCTCACGCTCTACGGGGGAGGCGGGACCAATCAGCGAGCGTCGTCTCCCTTCCGATTCGAGGCCCCCGACGCGCGGCTCACACCCCGAGCACCGCGCGCGCTCATTGGCTGCGCGCGCCGCCGGTCCGGCCGGGAGGGCGGGGCGGCCGaagggaaaggaggtggggaggtATTGGCCCGCGACTCTCCGAGCCCCGCTTGCGCCCCGGCCCTTCCCGGGCGCTcggcctccttccttccctcctccgcTCGCCTCGTCTTCCGTGCGCGCCGAGCGCTGCGCTCGGCCGGCGTGCCTCGCGCCGTAACGGGCGGCCGGGGGCGCCAATCAGCGGGCGGCAGGGTGCCAGCCCCGGGGCTGCGCCGGCGAATCGGCGGGGCTCGCGGCCCGGGGTGGGAGGCGGGTCTACTgcgcggccgcggcggcggcggagcagctcccagccagcagccagcGAGCGCCGAGCGAGCCGCCCGGAGGTGGGTGCGCCGCGCCGCTGCGGCCGGCGGCGGAGGGCGCAGGGCGGAAGCGGAGGTGGGCCGGCGGGCGCGGCGGGGGAGGGCTCGGCCGTCCGGGCggcccgggggaggggggtgggatgcGGGCGGGCGCGCgcctgaggggaggaggaggggcggtggcggcggcgggaCGCgcgtccccaccccctccctcccgcgGGCGGTGGCCGAGCTCGTGCCCCCTCCCCGCGCGCGCCGGGCCGCGGGCCGGGCAgtggctggggggcggggcggggcgggccgggcGGCCGCGAGAGTGTTTTCAGTTCCGCCTCCAAtcgccccttcccctctcccctcccagcccctcatcCCATTCggaagaggaaggaacaaaagGTCCCGGACCCCCGGCTCTGACGGGGCGGGACCCGGAGCCTCTGTGCAGGTAAAGCGGCGGCGCCCGGCGGGCCCTCGGGGCTAGGGGTGTGTTTGCGTCGGGCT is a window encoding:
- the LOC125081735 gene encoding translation initiation factor IF-2-like, coding for MRENSINLSWERARDVVNRNRGRPTPPRPRPPRRPAAPRLTLYGGGGTNQRASSPFRFEAPDARLTPRAPRALIGCARRRSGREGGAAEGKGGGEVLARDSPSPACAPALPGRSASFLPSSARLVFRARRALRSAGVPRAVTGGRGRQSAGGRVPAPGLRRRIGGARGPGWEAGLLRGRGGGGAAPSQQPASAERAARRWVRRAAAAGGGGRRAEAEPLIPFGRGRNKRSRTPGSDGAGPGASVQVKRRRPAGPRG